The region AATTCCGTTCGGCCTGATCATCACCAGATTTGCAGGTCTGGGTGATGTCAGGTCCATCGGATCAGGCAATATCGGCGCAACCAATGTACTGAGAACCGGCCGCAAAAGCCTTGCAGCCCTTACCCTGCTGTTTGATGCTCTCAAGGGCACCGCTCCTGTACTGCTAGCGGGGTTATGGGGCCCTGAAACAGCATTGATCGCCGGACTTGGGGCCTTTATCGGCCATCTTTTCCCCGTCTGGCTTGGGTTCAAGGGTGGTAAGGGCGTCGCAACCTATATTGGCGTTTTGCTCGGATTAAAATTTCTTCTGGTTGTATTTTTTGGGATGGTCTGGATTGCCACAGCCGTCATAAGCCGGTATTCCTCTCTATCAGCGCTTGTTGCAAGCCTTCTTACACCTGTGGCTCTTTACTGGATTGGTGAACATCAGCTTGCGGAACTCTTTGCCCTTCTCACATGCCTTCTGTGGATCAAGCACCACGCCAATATCCGGCGTCTGCTCAAGGGTGAGGAAAGCCGAATCGGGAAATAGTCATGCTTGATCTCCGGCCGCCCACGCATCCGGCCCGGAGACAGCTGACAGAAACCCAGCGGCTGAACTGGCTGCGGCTGATCCGCAGCGAAAACGTCGGCCCGACAACCTTTCGCGAACTGGTCAATCACTTCGGAAGCGCAGCCGCCGCACTGGATGCCCTGCCGGAATTGTCCCGCAGGGGTGGGTCAAAGAAACAGATCCGCGTCTGTCCGCAGGAGTTGGCGGAAAGAGAGCTGACCCATGCTGATAGATGTGGGGCACGATTTGTAGCCTGGAGAGAGCCCGGCTATCCCTATCTTCTCGCATCTCTTGACGTGCCTCCACCCCTTCTCGCAATTCGCGGGCAAAGCGATATGGCGGACCGGCCATCGCTGGCCATTGTCGGTTCCCGAAACGCATCCATCAGCGGCAGCAAACTCACGGATCGCTTCGCACGAGAACTGGGTGAACAGGGTCTGGTCATCGTGTCTGGCCTTGCCCGTGGAATTGATACAACCGCTCACAAGGCAGCGCTGGAGCATGGCACCATTGCCGTTCTGGCCGGAGGTCTCGACAAGCTTTACCCTCCGGAGAACCGGGCTTTGTTCGATGCGATTGCAGAGCGCGGCCTGGTCATTTCCGAAATGCCGTTTGGCTGGACGGCCCGTGCTCGGGATTTTCCAAGGCGCAACCGGATTGTCTCCGGAATCGCCTATGGAGTGCTGGTGGTCGAGGCGGCCCGTCGGTCCGGAACCCTGATTACCGCCCGGCTGGCCGGGGAACAGGGACGCCTGGTCTTCGCCATTCCCGGCTCACCGCTGGACCCGAGAGCCGAAGGCACAAACAACCTCATCCGGTCAGGGGCAACTCTTGTCGCAGAACCGAATCACATTGTGACAGATGTGATGCCGCTGCTGGGACGGCCTGTTGATGATCGCATGCTCATTGCAGAAGAGCCGGATTATACATCGCCCATTGATACAGACCTGCCCGAAACAGACCGACAGGCTCTGATAGCAGCGCTCGGACCAACACCTGTCTCTGTTGATGATATTATCGACCATACGGGGCTTGATGCCAGAACAGTCCAAATCCTGTTGCTTGAGCTTGACCTGGCCGGGCGGTTGGAACGGCACGGCTCACAGCTTGTCTCACTCATCCTCTAGGCCAAAAGTCCTCTTGTCACAGGTGGGAAAATATCTCACGGCATTGGTGGAAAAAGCGACAGACCGGAACACCTGACAGGTCAGCGATACCGTGCCTTCGGTGGCTCAAAGTTCTGAGAGACCAGATCTTTATCCAGTTTTGTGACCACACCGTCTGCGGAAGCGACGGCTTCCTGCCTGGCCATCTCGAGCAAATGCGCCAGGAAAATCAGGTCAGCCCCTCGCGCCATACCGATCATCTCTTTGAGATAGTGGCTAATGTGCTCGGCAATCTGGCGATCGGTCGGTTCTGAACTCACACTGTTACTCGTCATGGTCAGCCATTCTGAAGGACTAGGATGCCGGGTTCGACATCACCGAATGAATGGTGCCTGATGCCTCCCCCAGATACAACAAAATAATCTTTTTAATTGCATTATGTCAAATACAACCACTTTAACGATTATAGGTTGAAATACAGGTTTATCGGAATGCACTCTTGACCCGAGCGCTTTGTGACGTCATTTCACTGTGGGCAGCAAATCCATATGAATGGAGCAATGCTGTGCAATCGTGGACCAGTTTGAGTGAAGTGCCTTCATGGACGTTGTCATTGTAGAATCACCGGCTAAGGCCAAGACGATCAACAAATACCTGGGTTCGAACTATCAGGTTCTGGCCTCCTATGGGCATGTGCGCGATTTGCCTGCCAAGGATGGGTCCGTGCGCCCGGACGACAGTTTCTCAATGTCGTGGGAGCTGGACAGCAAGTCCAAGAAGCGCATGAGCGACATCACGGCCGCTGTCAAAAAGGCAGACCGCCTGATCCTCGCAACTGACCCTGATCGCGAGGGAGAGGCCATTTCCTGGCATGTGCTGCAGGTTCTCAACGAGAAAAAGGCCCTGAAAGACCGTCCGGTCCAGCGTGTTGTCTTCAACGCCATCACCAAACAGGCGGTGACAGAGGCGATGAACAACCCGCGTGACATTGATTCCGATCTGGTTGACGCCTATCTGGCGCGCCGCGCCCTTGACTATCTTGTGGGCTTCACCCTGTCGCCGGTTCTCTGGCGCAAATTGCCCGGTGCCCGCTCTGCCGGGCGTGTGCAATCCGTTGCTCTCCGTCTTGTCTGTGACCGGGAGCGGGAAATCGAAACTTTCTTGCCGCAGGAATACTGGTCCATCCTGGCGACGCTGAAATCCGAACGGAATGCAGAGTTTGAAGCGCGGGTCGTCGGTCTTGATGGCAAGAAGCTTGGCCGTCAGGATATCCCGAACGGAACCCAGGCCTCGGAAATCGAAGGTCTGCTCAATTCTGCGTCCTTCACCATTGCAGCTGTTGAGGCGAAACCGCAGAAGCGGAACCCGCAGCCGCCTTTCACCACGTCCACCATGCAGCAGGAAGCCTCCCGCAAGCTTGGTTTTGCGGCCGCCCGCACCATGCAGGTCGCGCAGAGACTGTATGAAGGCATTTCGATTGGCGGAGAAACCGTCGGCCTCATCACCTATATGCGTACCGACGGTGTGCAGATTGCGCCGGAAGCTGTACAGGCAGCCCGGTCAACAATCGCAAAGTCATTCGGCGACCGGTATCTGCCGGAAAAGCCACGGCACTATCACACCAAGGCCAAGAATGCGCAGGAGGCTCACGAGGCCATCCGCCCCACGGATATGAGCCGCCACCCGAAAGACGTGGCCTCTTATCTCGATGCCGATCAGGCCCGCCTCTATGAGCTTGTCTGGAAACGGACCATCGCCAGTCAGATGGCTTCTGCCCTTCTGGAGCGCACCACGGCTGATATCAACGCCACAGCATCCGGCCGCACTGTTGCCCTTAGAGCCAACGGATCTGTTCTGAAGTTTGACGGCTTCCTGACCCTCTACCAGGAAGGCAAGGATGATGAGCAGGACGAGGATTCAAAGCGCCTGCCCGAGCTTCACGGCGGAGAGACCGCAAGTCGCGAGAAAGTCACCACTTCACAGCATTTCACAGAGCCGCCTCCCCGTTATACCGAAGCAACGCTCATCAAGAAAATGGAAGAGCTCGGCATCGGTCGCCCGTCCACCTATACGGCAACCCTTTCAGTGCTTCAGGACCGCGGTTATGTGGAGATCGACAAGAAACGACTGATCCCGCATGACAAGGGCCGGATCGTTACCGCATTCCTTGAAAGTTTCTTCGAGCGCTATGTCCAGTATGATTTCACAGCCGGTCTTGAAGAACAGCTTGATGCGATCTCAGCCGGAGATCTCGACTGGCGGGCTGTCCTCGGCGATTTCTGGCAGAACTTC is a window of Coralliovum pocilloporae DNA encoding:
- the plsY gene encoding glycerol-3-phosphate 1-O-acyltransferase PlsY; translated protein: MPDPISWELAWPYYLVALAFGYAFGSIPFGLIITRFAGLGDVRSIGSGNIGATNVLRTGRKSLAALTLLFDALKGTAPVLLAGLWGPETALIAGLGAFIGHLFPVWLGFKGGKGVATYIGVLLGLKFLLVVFFGMVWIATAVISRYSSLSALVASLLTPVALYWIGEHQLAELFALLTCLLWIKHHANIRRLLKGEESRIGK
- the dprA gene encoding DNA-processing protein DprA, whose product is MLDLRPPTHPARRQLTETQRLNWLRLIRSENVGPTTFRELVNHFGSAAAALDALPELSRRGGSKKQIRVCPQELAERELTHADRCGARFVAWREPGYPYLLASLDVPPPLLAIRGQSDMADRPSLAIVGSRNASISGSKLTDRFARELGEQGLVIVSGLARGIDTTAHKAALEHGTIAVLAGGLDKLYPPENRALFDAIAERGLVISEMPFGWTARARDFPRRNRIVSGIAYGVLVVEAARRSGTLITARLAGEQGRLVFAIPGSPLDPRAEGTNNLIRSGATLVAEPNHIVTDVMPLLGRPVDDRMLIAEEPDYTSPIDTDLPETDRQALIAALGPTPVSVDDIIDHTGLDARTVQILLLELDLAGRLERHGSQLVSLIL
- the topA gene encoding type I DNA topoisomerase, giving the protein MDVVIVESPAKAKTINKYLGSNYQVLASYGHVRDLPAKDGSVRPDDSFSMSWELDSKSKKRMSDITAAVKKADRLILATDPDREGEAISWHVLQVLNEKKALKDRPVQRVVFNAITKQAVTEAMNNPRDIDSDLVDAYLARRALDYLVGFTLSPVLWRKLPGARSAGRVQSVALRLVCDREREIETFLPQEYWSILATLKSERNAEFEARVVGLDGKKLGRQDIPNGTQASEIEGLLNSASFTIAAVEAKPQKRNPQPPFTTSTMQQEASRKLGFAAARTMQVAQRLYEGISIGGETVGLITYMRTDGVQIAPEAVQAARSTIAKSFGDRYLPEKPRHYHTKAKNAQEAHEAIRPTDMSRHPKDVASYLDADQARLYELVWKRTIASQMASALLERTTADINATASGRTVALRANGSVLKFDGFLTLYQEGKDDEQDEDSKRLPELHGGETASREKVTTSQHFTEPPPRYTEATLIKKMEELGIGRPSTYTATLSVLQDRGYVEIDKKRLIPHDKGRIVTAFLESFFERYVQYDFTAGLEEQLDAISAGDLDWRAVLGDFWQNFSASVDDIKELRVTHVLDALNDILAAHIFPEREDGSDPRSCPTCDDGRLSLKLSRYGSFIGCSNYPDCRYTRQLSQSDSEAADADNGPKILGQDPASGEDISLRTGRFGPYVQIGEEAKPKRASIPKGWSPDSIDLEKALSLLSLPREVGLHPESGQMISAGIGRYGPFVQHEKTYANLPSVEDVFTVGLNHAVTLIAEKLAKGGRGRGAAQVLKELGDHPDGGAITVKDGRYGPYVNHGKVNATLPKDSDPQAVTLEQALELIAAKSKTSKSKTTKSKTAAKKTTAKKTTRTKKTAS